One stretch of Ornithinimicrobium ciconiae DNA includes these proteins:
- a CDS encoding UvrD-helicase domain-containing protein produces the protein MSMTATEFSIRGPLPAEGATVLLEASAGTGKTWTIAALVARFVAEGHCTLPEMLVVTFGRAASQELRARVREQLVEAERLLHKPPAQAPDDPLPALLLEGDEAERTLRLRRVRDALTSFDEATIATTHQFCQQVLRSLGVAGTSDASAHLVEDLDDLLVEVVDDLYLRGFVGDREKPVFDRSAALSIARAAVDDIHAELRPDPGSGDRRSTPVRRSRFAQLVRAELDVRKRRLQVMHYNDLLTQLRDALAGEGPDTTSRAGALADTDADTRGTLAARRMRGRWKVVLVDEFQDTDPVQWQVFDQAFRGHATMVLIGDPKQAIYAFRGGDVVTYLQAAATAQEHRTLPVNYRTDAPLVDALQALLRGAALGDPEITVLPVTARHQGSRLQGAPHPEPLRLRHVLRGDHLRKNTTIGASRDHIGRDLALDIAHLLASGATFADGPTDADDNPTPRPLQARDVAVLAHAGRDLLAAQAELHRLGIHAVLAGGASVLRTAAAQEWLALLEAMAAPHRSMLTRAAALTDLVGRTAAELDAGGPDLDDELSAQMRQLAEVFVRQGAAAILETLMVEGLPARILCRVGGERQLTDLQHVGELLHTTSQQHPGGRLGLAALIDWLRAQMADDAPQSSGTRSRRLDSDAAAVQLVTIHSSKGLQYPVVYVPALYDRYVSKTPQIPLFHEDPPERTRCRDVGGDAPDNPDWSRSVARHKSEDAGESLRLLYVALTRAQSQVVIWWSPSNNTPTSALHRLLFGRGHGEATAPDMVPVPKTDDQAAERLREWADLGAFHLERADHADTVPAPTPEQSPTIGVRHLERAIDTRWRRTSYTSLSTPRDAEGTQLTGGVGSETEVQPRNDEPEAPTPTADAEPTLPGLAVPGSDVPSPMADLPVGARFGSLVHAVLEHADPAAADLRAELLSRIHEQLVWWPVELDAEVLADALVAVCDTPLGPLAEGATLRQIGLPNRLRELDFEMPLGGGDAGRVSTPTTTVLGDLAPLLRTHLRSGDPVRAWADALDAQPQLAQQELRGYLTGSVDVVLRTGGRYLVVDYKTNWLGPFDDPEQPLTAAAYRPEALDEAMGSSSYPLQALLYAVVAHRFLRWRLPGYDPKRHLGGVLYLYVRGMCGPSTPLIDGMPCGVFSWKPPVALVLAVSDLLDGRGEGAA, from the coding sequence ATGAGTATGACGGCAACCGAGTTCTCGATCCGTGGCCCGCTCCCCGCCGAGGGCGCCACGGTCTTGCTCGAGGCCAGCGCGGGCACCGGGAAGACGTGGACCATCGCGGCCCTGGTGGCGCGCTTCGTTGCCGAGGGGCACTGCACGCTGCCCGAGATGCTCGTCGTGACCTTCGGCCGCGCCGCCAGCCAGGAGCTGCGGGCCAGGGTGCGCGAGCAGCTCGTTGAGGCCGAGCGTCTCCTGCACAAGCCTCCGGCGCAGGCACCCGACGATCCGTTGCCGGCGCTGCTGCTGGAGGGCGACGAGGCGGAGCGCACGCTGCGGCTGCGCCGGGTGCGGGACGCCCTGACCTCGTTCGACGAGGCGACGATCGCCACGACCCATCAGTTCTGCCAGCAGGTGCTGCGCTCCCTCGGCGTGGCCGGGACCTCCGACGCCTCCGCACACCTGGTCGAGGACCTCGACGACCTCCTGGTCGAGGTGGTCGACGACCTCTATCTGCGCGGCTTCGTCGGGGACCGTGAGAAGCCGGTCTTCGACCGGTCCGCTGCCCTGTCGATCGCCCGGGCCGCGGTCGATGACATCCACGCCGAGCTGCGACCCGACCCGGGGTCCGGCGACCGGCGCAGCACGCCGGTGCGCCGGTCCAGGTTCGCCCAGCTCGTGCGCGCCGAGCTCGACGTGCGCAAGCGACGGCTGCAGGTGATGCACTACAACGACCTGCTGACCCAGCTGCGCGACGCCCTGGCGGGCGAGGGGCCCGACACCACGTCCAGGGCCGGAGCTCTCGCCGACACCGACGCCGACACGCGAGGCACTCTCGCCGCGCGACGGATGCGCGGCCGCTGGAAGGTCGTGCTCGTCGACGAGTTCCAGGACACCGACCCGGTGCAGTGGCAGGTCTTCGACCAGGCCTTTCGCGGGCACGCGACGATGGTGCTGATCGGTGACCCGAAGCAGGCGATCTATGCGTTCCGAGGCGGTGACGTGGTCACCTATCTGCAGGCCGCTGCCACTGCCCAGGAGCACCGGACGCTGCCCGTCAACTATCGCACGGACGCCCCGCTGGTCGACGCGCTGCAAGCGCTGCTGCGCGGCGCCGCCCTGGGAGACCCGGAGATCACCGTCCTGCCCGTCACAGCCCGTCATCAGGGCAGTCGCCTGCAGGGCGCACCGCACCCCGAGCCGCTGCGGCTGCGGCACGTGCTGCGCGGCGACCACCTGCGCAAGAACACCACGATCGGGGCATCCCGGGACCACATCGGACGCGACCTCGCCCTCGACATCGCCCACCTGCTGGCCTCTGGCGCCACCTTCGCCGACGGGCCGACAGATGCCGACGACAACCCCACCCCCCGCCCCCTGCAGGCGCGTGACGTGGCGGTGCTCGCCCACGCGGGCCGCGACCTGCTGGCGGCGCAGGCCGAGCTGCACCGGCTCGGGATCCACGCGGTCCTCGCGGGTGGGGCGAGCGTGCTGCGCACTGCGGCAGCGCAGGAGTGGCTCGCGCTGCTGGAGGCCATGGCTGCGCCGCACCGCTCGATGCTTACCCGCGCGGCGGCGCTCACCGACCTGGTCGGACGCACCGCGGCCGAGCTCGACGCCGGGGGCCCCGACCTGGACGATGAGCTGTCCGCGCAGATGCGCCAGCTCGCCGAGGTCTTTGTGCGACAGGGGGCCGCGGCGATCCTGGAGACCCTCATGGTGGAGGGCCTGCCAGCCCGGATCCTGTGCCGGGTCGGCGGGGAGCGGCAGCTCACCGATCTGCAGCACGTCGGCGAGCTGTTGCACACCACGAGCCAGCAGCACCCCGGCGGCCGGCTCGGCCTGGCGGCCCTCATCGACTGGCTGCGCGCACAGATGGCCGACGACGCCCCGCAGTCCTCCGGGACCCGCAGCCGCCGGCTCGACTCCGACGCTGCCGCGGTGCAACTGGTGACGATCCACTCCAGCAAGGGGCTGCAATATCCCGTCGTCTACGTGCCCGCCCTCTATGACCGCTATGTCAGCAAGACCCCGCAGATCCCGCTGTTCCACGAGGACCCTCCGGAGCGCACCCGCTGCCGCGACGTCGGGGGCGACGCCCCCGACAACCCGGACTGGTCCAGGTCCGTCGCCCGGCACAAGTCCGAGGACGCCGGCGAGTCCCTCCGGCTGCTGTATGTCGCGCTGACCCGTGCGCAGTCGCAGGTCGTCATCTGGTGGTCACCCAGCAACAACACCCCGACCTCGGCGCTGCACCGGCTGCTCTTTGGTCGCGGTCACGGCGAGGCGACAGCCCCCGACATGGTCCCGGTCCCGAAGACCGACGACCAGGCCGCCGAGCGCCTGCGGGAGTGGGCCGACCTGGGCGCCTTCCACCTGGAGCGGGCCGACCACGCGGACACGGTGCCGGCACCGACACCCGAGCAGTCGCCGACGATCGGTGTGCGGCACCTCGAGCGAGCGATCGACACCAGGTGGCGGCGCACGTCATACACCTCCCTGAGCACCCCGCGCGACGCGGAGGGCACCCAGCTGACCGGCGGGGTCGGGAGCGAGACTGAGGTGCAACCGCGCAACGACGAGCCCGAGGCGCCCACGCCCACAGCGGACGCGGAGCCGACCCTGCCCGGGCTGGCGGTGCCAGGCAGCGACGTGCCCTCGCCGATGGCCGACCTCCCGGTCGGGGCACGGTTCGGCTCGCTCGTCCACGCCGTCCTCGAGCACGCCGACCCGGCCGCAGCGGACCTGCGGGCCGAGCTGCTCAGCCGCATCCACGAGCAGCTCGTCTGGTGGCCGGTGGAGCTCGATGCGGAGGTGCTCGCTGACGCCCTCGTCGCGGTCTGCGACACCCCGCTCGGTCCTCTGGCGGAGGGTGCCACCCTGCGCCAGATCGGCCTGCCAAACCGGCTGCGCGAGCTCGACTTCGAGATGCCCCTCGGAGGCGGCGACGCCGGCCGTGTCAGCACCCCGACGACCACCGTCCTGGGTGACCTCGCTCCCCTGCTGCGCACCCACCTGCGGTCCGGCGACCCGGTCCGGGCCTGGGCCGATGCCCTCGACGCGCAGCCACAACTGGCCCAGCAGGAGCTGCGTGGCTACCTGACCGGGTCGGTCGATGTCGTGCTGCGCACCGGTGGGCGCTATCTCGTGGTCGACTACAAGACCAACTGGCTGGGCCCGTTCGACGACCCGGAGCAGCCGCTGACGGCTGCGGCCTACCGGCCGGAGGCGCTCGACGAGGCGATGGGCAGCTCCAGCTATCCACTGCAGGCGTTGCTCTATGCCGTCGTCGCGCACCGTTTCCTGCGGTGGCGCCTGCCCGGCTACGACCCCAAGCGGCACCTCGGCGGCGTGCTCTACCTCTATGTTCGCGGGATGTGCGGTCCGAGCACCCCGCTGATCGACGGGATGCCGTGCGGCGTCTTCTCCTGGAAGCCGCCGGTGGCGCTGGTGCTGGCTGTATCGGACCTGCTCGACGGCCGCGGTGAGGGGGCCGCATGA